The following coding sequences lie in one Streptomyces sp. NBC_00510 genomic window:
- a CDS encoding response regulator, which translates to MGELRPLGDDLNDASRALAQALRELFEGLEVSVRRYAARRQRDPGTFSRYLNGTRLPPWQVINDLFADVAEHRGTAVTIEAIEFVRELYGSAVDAASSPKHAAEILEQQLADADRVSRRSSVRGDVLGDALLDRKQRIADLQTRLNQLEAERNEERKRADELAAAHPDVCGLIAERNVLQREVERLGADLREARAQRAAAEDRCNLLERQLDAVQEAATAKLPATPRGMPRILIVDDQPDNLLAMTAVLSTLDQEMVTVSSGQEALKALLDYDDFAVIIMDVQMPGMDGYETCAHIKRRPRTRDVPIIFLTAMGVDAEHSARGYAAGAVDYIGKPFDPWVLRAKVAVFTTIHLERHVS; encoded by the coding sequence ATGGGTGAGCTGCGGCCTCTGGGAGATGACCTCAATGACGCTTCACGTGCTCTTGCTCAGGCTCTGCGGGAGCTGTTTGAAGGCCTGGAGGTATCCGTGCGGCGGTACGCGGCGCGGCGCCAGCGCGACCCGGGAACGTTCTCGCGCTACCTGAACGGCACCCGGTTACCGCCATGGCAGGTCATCAACGACCTCTTCGCGGATGTCGCCGAGCACCGTGGAACCGCGGTCACCATCGAGGCCATCGAGTTCGTCCGCGAGTTGTACGGGTCGGCCGTGGATGCCGCCTCCTCCCCCAAGCACGCTGCCGAGATCCTGGAGCAGCAACTGGCCGACGCCGACAGGGTCTCCCGGCGGTCCAGCGTTCGTGGCGACGTTCTGGGCGATGCGCTGCTGGACAGGAAGCAGCGGATCGCCGACCTGCAGACGCGTCTGAACCAGCTGGAGGCCGAACGCAACGAGGAGCGGAAGCGAGCGGACGAACTCGCGGCAGCTCATCCCGATGTGTGCGGTCTTATTGCCGAGCGCAACGTGCTGCAGCGGGAAGTCGAGCGGCTCGGAGCGGACCTCAGGGAGGCACGAGCCCAGCGTGCTGCCGCGGAGGACCGCTGCAATCTGCTCGAACGCCAACTGGACGCAGTGCAGGAGGCAGCGACTGCGAAACTGCCGGCCACACCGCGGGGTATGCCCAGGATCCTGATCGTCGACGATCAGCCGGACAATCTGCTCGCGATGACTGCTGTTTTGTCCACGCTCGACCAAGAGATGGTCACCGTGTCGTCCGGGCAAGAAGCGCTCAAGGCGCTCTTGGACTACGACGATTTCGCGGTCATCATCATGGACGTACAGATGCCGGGAATGGACGGATACGAGACCTGTGCTCATATTAAGCGCCGCCCCCGGACCCGGGACGTCCCCATCATCTTCCTGACTGCCATGGGAGTGGACGCGGAGCACTCAGCCCGTGGGTACGCGGCCGGCGCCGTCGACTACATCGGCAAACCGTTTGACCCTTGGGTCCTGCGCGCCAAGGTCGCCGTCTTCACCACCATCCACCTGGAGCGACACGTCTCATAA
- a CDS encoding thioesterase family protein → MENAATGEVAAVMVLTGVHIDTAARRSCPMPPEIVSAAQKMVVPGFGPGV, encoded by the coding sequence ATGGAGAACGCTGCCACCGGCGAGGTGGCGGCCGTGATGGTGCTGACCGGAGTCCACATCGACACGGCCGCCCGGCGCTCGTGCCCGATGCCGCCCGAGATCGTCTCGGCGGCGCAGAAGATGGTCGTGCCCGGCTTCGGGCCGGGTGTCTGA